CGTATTACTTATCATAAAACGGTTAACGATGACTCGAGAGTCCAAATGTGCAAACAAGGGCATTCTGAGCAAGTGGTTACTCTACGATAATGAGGAAAAAGACTATCTCCATTTGTCCATAGTAACAACTCTAACAAATTGTTAGTAAGAGTTGTTCGAAAATTGTAAAAGTAATGTACAAGTGCAAGATGTTGGGGCCCACGAGATAACCTTCTTAGTAGCCGGTAGAGCTGCAActttgtgaccctcagggtaccctttgaccctacctagttcaaccaaataaactaaaattttaaaatgacacaactttttgaaaaactagttcatttgtttgaactactACAGGACCGGTAGAAAAAAATTACCGCTAGCTGCCTTTACTTCCTGTTGACCTCATACAAGTCGTAGAGAACAGATACATCAGCActgggggtgggggtgagtAGAGACCTGTTAGATTAGAACCAAGGCATCCACCAGATGTACATCTTGCCAAGGTTTTTGTGCGAGACTGCTTCAGCACTTAGGCGCCGCGCTTGGCCTTCCACAGAAAGTGGCAGAGAGGGAGCAGCATTGACGCCTACGATGACTCCCTGGAGCCTCTCCGTGATGTTAGAGATAGCCCTCtaaaaaactagttcatttgtttgaactaaaaatggtcaaagggtaccctaaGGCTCACCATGTTGCATCTCCAGTAGCCAGCGTATTTTCAATAGGCATCATTTTTAAATGCCTATGCGGCATGCTTTTAGTAACCGCCTAGTCCgattgttggagatgctctaaggaCATCCCAATTGGTTGTACGATTTGTTGTATGTAAAGTCTTCCTGCCATCAACCAACAACTCATGGTACAACTGCTCCATTATATGTTTTGAAGTTGTTCCATATATTAGAAGTTGCAAAAGTATATAAGATACTTTCTTTTTCCACCTTAGAGTATGTGCAATGGTTGTACTAGACCTCTTGCTGTGAAGCTTATGTGTAGCTGTAAAATAGTCAGAgaaatcattttcttttttgaaggGAGGAAATGCtaatcatgtttttttagaacaggaaatgcttttttttttttgaggggaagaACAGGAAATGCTAATCAGTTAAGCACACTAGCATATCCGAAAAATGTAAATGCACAGATTTGGGCCTTGCTGTTTTTTAGAGGAAAGTTTGGGCCTTGCTGTGCAACAAAGCCTTTTGGGGCTTGGGCTATGCGTGTACCCGACCTAGAAGATACAAACGAGGCACTGAGAAGGCAAAGCCCAGCAAGAAAAGAACCATCCCGAGTTCCCTCAGAAGATGGGCTGCGGCGTGGGCGACGGCGCATAGTACGTCTGGACGTTGACCCAGAGAAGCGACAGGATGGAGACGAAGAGGACCGACCAGAGGACGGCGATGGTCGGCGCCCGGCCCCGCCGCGCGAGGAGTCCCCTGAGGAACCCCTGCAAGTGCGCGACCACCcacgcggcgagcgccagctTCCACGCCAGTGGGCCCCAGGACTCGTACCCGTGGTCCACCCCGTACgacaccgccaccaccacgccgGCAAGGTTGCCCAGCACCACGCTGATCGGCGGCACCAGCAAGTGACTCCACCGCACCGACTGCGTCCCCTCCTCTTCGGATAACGTCTCGTCCGCCGAGAAGCCGACGTCGACCCCGGTGCACGCGCTGAGGACTCCCTGGAacacggcggcgaggccggcggaCGTGGCCGTGAGCACCCAGAGCTTCTCCTCCCGCCACCAGGACCGCAGCGACACGCCGCTCCACTTGAGCTCCAGCGCCACGGACGCGACCACCGAGGTCAGGAGCAGCACGAGCAGGGCCCCGGCGTAGCGGCCcacgtcgtcgtcttcggggAACATGGACTTGCCCGTGAGGAGGCAGACGGCCGGGAGCGCGCAGTAGACGGTGAGCGGCAGGGATGTGAGCGGGTAGGCGACGCCGTTCGCGTACGCCAGCCGCTGCAGAGGCCTCAttctcctgccgccgccggcccagATGGGGCAGTGCCGCTGGCTCAACAGGATCCCcatggccgccaccgcccgccgcGACGCGCCGGCGAGCATCTCCGAGGGGGAGATGCACCTGGCGTAGCTCATGAACGCCGGACGTGCCGGCACGCAGTACGCCGACTCCCACCCGCGCGCGTGCATCCTGAATCCCGTCAtcagaccgccgccgccgccgtaaaTCCACCCAACCTGAACGACATCAGCAACATCAGATCTCGAAAGCATCGGCAGGTGGAAGAGTTGAGGCTATTGGTACCTCTTTGCCCCATCTCGTCCGCTCCTCGTAGGCGCAGCTCACGACGTGGATGGCCTCCTTGAGGATAAGAGTGGCCGCCATGGCAGCGGGTCGCGGGCCAAACGCCGACGCGATGAACAGCGGAGACTGGCCAAAGTGCCGCTCTAACGCGGCGCTGTACGAgcgcagcctccgcctcctccctccttcgGCAATtccctcctcgtcttcctccgacTCCAGCAACGGGACGACGGACATGGTCCTCCTCAGCTTCCGCCTCTGCCTTCCCCCGAAACAGCACCACTTCCAACGGCTCGTActgtgctcctcctccaggtCGTCGTCGTTAGGCACCGCGGGCTGGAACCCGTACAGCGCCTTCCTGTTGAAGCAACACCCGGAGCCGGCATAAACCGGGCCCTGGATGCCGTCCAAGCACTTCATGTCGATCTGAAAACCGGACCGTGGTGCTATTTCAGTTAGCGTGATTGATCGAACAGATGAATCGGATCAGTGGATGAGCAAGTGAAGCGAACTCAGTCCGTACATCGAAGAAGACGGAGTCGCGGCTCACGAATCGATCTGCGTcatcggcgtcggcgacggcaCGCCGCAGAGGGAACTGGACGAAGCATGTCCTGTTCCCTGCCACCGGGTCCATCAGGAAGCACATCGCCTCCCTAAGTGCCCTGCTGTTGTTGACGTAGTGGTCGTAGTCCAGATTGAGCACGTAGGCGCCATTTGTCAGCACGGCAGACACCCGGAGCTGGTCAACAACAAAATTCATAAAAGCATTAAAACTCACGAACAAATCAACTGTATACTTCTTTTTATTGGAATTATCGGATAGGCATGACGCACCAATGCGTTCAACGCGCCGGCTTTCTTTTGATGCTGGAACCCCGGCCTCTTCTCCCGCGACACGTAGAAGAGCCGAGGCAGCTCGTCCCCCTCGGCATCAGGATCATCGGAGTGCCCCAGAAGAACCTGTTGACGGATGATCATGCGAATATGTAAGGTAATGCTGCATAGATCGATCGTCAGAATTCGAGAGCCATATATGCACAAATTAAGCTTTTGTGAACCTGTATCATGGCAGGGTGATCTCTCGGGTTGTTCCCGGGCCAGGGCGTGCCGTCCGACATGACCCACCCATCCTCGGGCACCTTGCGCGCCTTGGCAGCGAGGTAGTTCATCCTCACCTTAAACTCCTCGTACTCCCTCTTCATGGCGCGCCGTTCCTTGACGAAGGACGGGGCCACCTTGTCCCGGAGGTAGTCGACGCTCCGCGCGAAGTAAGGCTCGGGCGCCCGGGGCTCGACGCCGTGCCGCCGGCAGAACGGGACCCAGCTCCTCGCGAGCCGCGCCGTCTCGGACAGCGCCTCGAGGAGCAGCATGTCCGCGCCGTCGTCGGACACGTAGCAGGCGAGCCTCCCGGGCGCCGGGTAGTCCGCCGCGAGCACGGACAGCACCGTGTTCGCCGTCGCCAGCGGCGGCTCCCTgcccgcgtccgccgcgcTCACGAACACGTCCACGCTCGCCGTCATCGGCATTATCTCGGCGGAGTCAGGTTTGGGCAGCTTGTCGGGGCGCGTGGCGCGGTTGGTCGGGAAGAGCTTGGGGAGCTGGGCGGCGAGCCACGAGAGCGCGAGCCAGGACTCGCAGGCGACGGCCGTGAGCCATAGCCCGTAGGCGTCGTGGGGCACCGGGTGGGTGACGCGGTACCGGAGGAAGAGCGCCAGGAAGAGGGCACGGAGCGCCACGGCCCCGCGGTACGCGTTCAGCTCCGCGGGCCGCACGGGCACCTTGCTGCACAGaggctccttctcctcctcttcctgctcctccgccgggcggccatggccactGCAAGACGAAGCATGCGTCGTGTGAGGGAAAACATGATCGATCGGACGCGGTGATTTTGCATTTTTGCACCAAAGATGCCGACCATTAATTTGCCGTACGGCGGTCTCCAGAGTCCAGTACGTGGTTGCTAATTACCTTTCTGAAGGTGCAGGaagctccggctccggcgtgTTTGGGGGCGCGATCTGCCGGCTACGGTCGTCCATCTCAGAGGCTACGGCCGGCCGGTGCACAATCCCAGGAAATTAATCCGATCCAGTGAATCGATGATGTGCAAGCAATCGACTCGCTAGCGTGTACATATATAGGGTTGGATGCAAGACCAAGCCTGATAACAAGGAGGACTACTAGTAAACTATTTTCATGGCAACAGACGAAGCATTGTTTCAGTTAGATTCGCTTTGTCCTCGTCGTACAGTCCATCCGTACACATTCCATTCCATGCATCCGGTTGGAAGCGACAAGATGCCCTACGTGCTTCCTACGGTGATCGCGAAGCGGTCTCGGTGAAAGAAACAACAGGATAAGGCGGGTTACGTTTATTTGTACGTGTAGTACCTGGTAGAGTTTGTGTGGCAACAAAAGACAAGTGGCTATCTGCAAAGGATGAACTTATCACGGGTGAAGGAATCGATCAGGAGAAGCAGTCAAGCATACAACACGTACCCCCTGCTAGCTCTTTCCGGCAAAACCAAGGGCCATTGCTGCTTCTAGCTAGCGAACAGGTGACCGGTACCTCCCTCCTAAAAAATGTAAGACGttaaggtttttttttatcaagcCTCTGACTGAAAATTCGTCAACCAATATGTGATCTATATGATTCAAATCATAACCACAAGcaagtatttttaaatatgaaTACAATGGTACCAGTTTCATGCCATATAATAAATAGTATATCAATgaagtaatttttggtcaaaagaAACCTGATGTGCCTTATATCTTCATAACcctagttctttttttttgggttgcCGACGAGATTGCCATGACCTCTTCCAGCTTGTCAAACTACCATCCAACCCCATATCTTGATCC
This is a stretch of genomic DNA from Brachypodium distachyon strain Bd21 chromosome 1, Brachypodium_distachyon_v3.0, whole genome shotgun sequence. It encodes these proteins:
- the LOC100836600 gene encoding putative cellulose synthase A catalytic subunit 11 [UDP-forming]; protein product: MDDRSRQIAPPNTPEPELPAPSESGHGRPAEEQEEEEKEPLCSKVPVRPAELNAYRGAVALRALFLALFLRYRVTHPVPHDAYGLWLTAVACESWLALSWLAAQLPKLFPTNRATRPDKLPKPDSAEIMPMTASVDVFVSAADAGREPPLATANTVLSVLAADYPAPGRLACYVSDDGADMLLLEALSETARLARSWVPFCRRHGVEPRAPEPYFARSVDYLRDKVAPSFVKERRAMKREYEEFKVRMNYLAAKARKVPEDGWVMSDGTPWPGNNPRDHPAMIQVLLGHSDDPDAEGDELPRLFYVSREKRPGFQHQKKAGALNALLRVSAVLTNGAYVLNLDYDHYVNNSRALREAMCFLMDPVAGNRTCFVQFPLRRAVADADDADRFVSRDSVFFDIDMKCLDGIQGPVYAGSGCCFNRKALYGFQPAVPNDDDLEEEHSTSRWKWCCFGGRQRRKLRRTMSVVPLLESEEDEEGIAEGGRRRRLRSYSAALERHFGQSPLFIASAFGPRPAAMAATLILKEAIHVVSCAYEERTRWGKEVGWIYGGGGGLMTGFRMHARGWESAYCVPARPAFMSYARCISPSEMLAGASRRAVAAMGILLSQRHCPIWAGGGRRMRPLQRLAYANGVAYPLTSLPLTVYCALPAVCLLTGKSMFPEDDDVGRYAGALLVLLLTSVVASVALELKWSGVSLRSWWREEKLWVLTATSAGLAAVFQGVLSACTGVDVGFSADETLSEEEGTQSVRWSHLLVPPISVVLGNLAGVVVAVSYGVDHGYESWGPLAWKLALAAWVVAHLQGFLRGLLARRGRAPTIAVLWSVLFVSILSLLWVNVQTYYAPSPTPQPIF